CCGATTTGATTTCTTACTGGGACAAAAACACAAACACCTGGTGAACACGTTTATTTACACAGCACGTAAATCCAGCCACctattcatcatcttcaccgccatcgccatcgccatccTCCTCTTTGAATCCACCCCCAAGCTCGCAAATGCGGTCCCAAATATCCGCCGGAACCGGCACAACCGACAACCTGGGCTGCCGGAACAGACCAAAGCCCTTCAAACCCGCGTCGCCTTTCATCTCCTTCAAGTCCACCGGCCTCGCCATCTCCCCCACCGCCCTCACGTCGACGGCGCCGCCGTCTTCGCCGTCCAAATACCATTCTCGGACGACGGAAACGACGCCGACGACGCGACGG
This genomic stretch from Diospyros lotus cultivar Yz01 chromosome 1, ASM1463336v1, whole genome shotgun sequence harbors:
- the LOC127810639 gene encoding uncharacterized protein LOC127810639: MKMGREKQYWLLKTEPGEWSWEDQSANGGLSKWDGVKNKQAQKHLKSMRLADLCLFYHSGAKARRVVGVVSVVREWYLDGEDGGAVDVRAVGEMARPVDLKEMKGDAGLKGFGLFRQPRLSVVPVPADIWDRICELGGGFKEEDGDGDGGEDDE